Proteins from a genomic interval of Oreochromis aureus strain Israel breed Guangdong linkage group 6, ZZ_aureus, whole genome shotgun sequence:
- the LOC116315603 gene encoding protein FAM83B-like produces MESNLSCLSSLEEDYPDYIQPHYKESYRLAIYALLCGGKEAYEEFLRAEQINHFLSEEETVFILENAEVPVVEDDSEGRRSTDEVRASTYFPIESDEEVPDLDLGWPEVALEGIETSISLLFHPPRQNTPTIKEVVRKQIQAAQKLIAIVMDVFTDGDIFKELINAIQRGVVVYILLDDSHVKSFLKMAHNMEINIQELKNLRVRTVQGPEYQCRSGFKFHGGLEQKFILVDCQTVMYGTYSYTWTFEKINLSMVLVVTGQLVSTYDEEFRRLYARSTTSSVLLNGRPPVLYLKDTLALESPNSSQLSLNMIHRRSRVMHGMRSAQDNRFNNSGTMTRGLSVQDRLHQYDYTEMGNLVKGHSYGGELQKVNSMTRLRMGTKDIGVPGRSGSKPRGGGEALLPNRMSHHHLRHQTRYGADQNLIPFNSETSLHRWKIDSYLNENEMRPDASCDVISPVTSPYSSHTGLNDYQSQLIHSRSRDIKSRMEETRQKRFSLQDYSNFRQSQESLRSMYLNAETSKLMSSLRGLDVRQSITELEPVAQESCSQENRELKKRGNKREPLLTDGQRPASHHDVVSDGKTMQTYDCREPLSKTTSTADLDQKMSDAPLKLSHLQSSSVSIQHPRAMESLTEVPEEKDTHLDPALKVRHQICKDEELVPKNSVKSPEREIQDQAAGKHYRVAKSTGSGAPRQGKQSISNEAETSLEVFNPSTGPQQAVEDKGSHTEKGETQPEDVTLQRKHSMKMKVPTSDEKKISKKEEKSLQRRTSGVSQPLKAAHSLAPDAVHTTKSQSLSMSSLQSSLTSSSETEKNKSPLSRFSPLRLSKKKMALAAEQDSKGTLGDERETLYQRPKDKAYSRYEFLLSNENLRLDKSKKKANSYSSDKERISSLHRRESGRQVNQTQSSSDNKLERFMQRVGNLINKNK; encoded by the exons ATGGAGTCCAATCTGTCATGCCTGTCTTCACTTGAAGAGGACTATCCAGATTACATTCAGCCACACTATAAAGAATCCTATCGTCTAGCCATTTATGCCCTACTATGTGGCGGCAAAGAAGCCTATGAAGAGTTCCTTCGAGCTGAGCAGATCAACCACTTCCTTTCAGAGGAAGAGACTGTGTTCATTTTGGAAAATGCAGAGGTACCGGTTGTGGAGGATGATTCAGAAGGGAGACGCAGCACAGACGAGGTCAGGGCCTCCACCTATTTCCCAATTGAGTCGGATGAGGAGGTGCCAGACTTGGATTTGGGCTGGCCAGAGGTTGCGCTGGAGGGTATAGAGACCAGCATTAGCCTGCTGTTTCACCCACCCAgacaaaacacaccaacaatTAAAGAGGTGGTTCGGAAGCAGATTCAGGCTGCGCAGAAG CTTATTGCCATTGTAATGGATGTCTTCACTGATGGCGACATTTTCAAAGAACTCATCAATGCGATACAGAGGGGAGTGGTGGTCTACATCCTTCTGGATGATTCCCATGTCAAGAGCTTCCTCAAAATGGCACACAACATGGAGATTAATATTCAAGAGCTCAAG AACCTTCGTGTCCGGACGGTTCAGGGGCCAGAGTATCAGTGTCGCTCGGGGTTTAAGTTTCATGGAGGTTTGGAACAGAAGTTTATACTTGTGGACTGCCAGACAGTTATGTATGGAACATACAG CTACACATGGACTTTTGAGAAAATCAACCTGAGTATGGTCCTGGTTGTCACAGGCCAACTGGTTTCCACTTATGACGAAGAGTTCAGAAGACTCTATGCTCGCTCCACAACTTCTTCAGTCTTGCTTAATGGGCGGCCACCTGTTCTGTACCTCAAAGATACTTTGGCTCTGGAGAGCCCAAACTCCAGCCAGCTTTCTCTTAATATGATTCACAGGAGATCCAGGGTGATGCACGGCATGAGAAGTGCTCAGGACAACAGGTTCAACAATTCTGGCACAATGACCAGAGGCTTGAGTGTCCAGGATAGGCTCCATCAGTATGACTATACTGAAATGGGGAACCTAGTGAAAGGACACAGTTATGGGGGCGAGCTGCAAAAGGTAAACTCCATGACTCGGCTAAGGATGGGAACTAAAGACATTGGAGTCCCTGGGAGAAGTGGATCTAAACCGAGGGGAGGTGGGGAGGCGCTTCTACCAAACCGGATGTCACACCATCACCTCCGGCACCAGACACGTTACGGTGCAGACCAAAACCTGATACCATTCAACTCAGAAACATCACTCCACCGCTGGAAGATTGATTCTTATCTTAATGAGAATGAGATGCGTCCAGATGCGTCATGTGATGTGATCTCGCCTGTGACATCTCCATATAGCAGTCACACAGGCTTAAATGATTATCAGTCACAGCTCATTCACAGCAGGTCAAGAGATATTAAGTCCAGAATGGAAGAAACACGGCAAAAGAGGTTCAGTTTGCAGGACTATAGCAATTTCAGGCAAAGCCAAGAGTCTTTGAGGTCCATGTATCTGAATGCAGAAACATCCAAACTGATGTCTTCATTAAGAGGCCTGGATGTAAGGCAGAGTATCACAGAATTGGAGCCAGTGGCACAAGAAAGCTGCAGCCAGGAAAACAGGGAGCTCAAGAAGCGAGGTAACAAAAGAGAGCCATTGCTCACTGATGGACAGCGTCCTGCCTCTCACCATGATGTGGTTTCAGATGGAAAAACAATGCAGACATACGATTGCCGTGAGCCTCTATCCAAGACAACATCAACTGCTGATTTAGACCAGAAAATGAGTGATGCACCACTCAAGCTTTCTCATTTACAGTCCAGCAGTGTTAGCATTCAGCATCCGAGAGCAATGGAATCTTTGACCGAGGTCCCTGAAGAAAAAGACACTCACTTGGACCCAGCACTTAAAGTCAGACATCAGATTTGCAAAGATGAGGAGCTTGTTCCTAAGAACTCTGTAAAATCTCCAGAAAGAGAAATTCAGGATCAAGCCGCAGGAAAGCATTATAGGGTGGCCAAAAGCACAGGCTCAGGTGCTCCAAGGCAAGGAAAGCAATCCATTTCTAATGAAGCTGAAACTTCTCTGGAAGTCTTTAATCCATCTACAGGACCTCAGCAGGCAGTGGAGGATAAGGGCAGTCACACAGAAAAAGGGGAAACACAGCCAGAAGATGTAACGCTACAGAGAAAACATTCCATGAAAATGAAAGTGCCTACGTCAGATGAAAAGAAAATTtccaaaaaagaagagaagtcACTCCAAAGAAGGACCTCAGGAGTAAGCCAGCCACTGAAGGCAGCCCATTCCCTGGCACCTGATGCAGTGCACACAACAAAAAGCCAGTCACTGAGCATGTCCAGTTTGCAGAGCTCCCTTACTAGTTCATCAGAGACAGAAAAGAATAAATCTCCACTGTCAAGATTTTCTCCTCTGCGTTTGAGCAAAAAGAAGATGGCCCTTGCAGCAGAGCAAGACTCAAAGGGCACTCTGGGTGACGAAAGAGAGACTTTATATCAGAGACCAAAAGACAAAGCCTACAGTCGGTATGAGTTTTTGCTTAGCAACGAAAATCTACGTCTGGATAAGTCAAAGAAGAAGgcaaattcatattcatcagaCAAAGAGAGAATCTCTTCCCTGCATAGGCGCGAGTCTGGCCGTCAAGTGAATCAGACACAGAGCAGCTCTGATAACAAACTGGAGCGATTCATGCAGCGAGTTGGAAATCTAATAAACAAGAACAAGTAG